In Arachis stenosperma cultivar V10309 chromosome 1, arast.V10309.gnm1.PFL2, whole genome shotgun sequence, one DNA window encodes the following:
- the LOC130980530 gene encoding uncharacterized protein LOC130980530 — protein sequence MLNFNSEGFRRKTKKIRQKKRKFTADCYDVESETQVEEEGEAPNPVQPPAPATMGDKGKRRAIAATPIGSYFKERTTPGSQPTLKSVLASKQVVHKVKQGLARWIIDAQIPFNAIQLPYFHPALDGVAAIGPGFKGPSYDEMRVHLLAVLKNECQLLVEGYRSSWKRTGCILMADGWTDQRQRTLINFLVYCPTGMSFVKSVDASDMIKTADTMFKLFAVVIEWVGSSNVVQVVTDNAANYVSAEKLIHEKYPNFFWSPCAAHCINLILKDIASLPHIADLASRASKVTVIYDHKEDLQSLVVDKYFTSHKLSKSVNGKIVSSIILDSKFWEDCFTTVMLVGPLIKLLRLVDADEKPSLGIVYEGMQRAKISIKTMFKNRKSAYTPYTSILKMRWDRHLKRDLYAAAYFLNPHFFYSEGFVEKANILRSLLDLFDIETLCDDSVAAMQEIQLYRDRKGSFGRKSALKAIKRLEPGEWWRLHGGSAPNLQKMAIRLLHQTSSSSSHERNWSLFEQIHSKRRNRLEHQRLSDIVYVTYNLRLQSRMNRKKKNYDPIDIQSIDTVDFWVMPDEDDPEFTNGDIEGIENLIYTDNAMPSYPKDGGDVELDVDLPNVADSSNTASFGDTSDDGGFGLPIYDGDIGTLNDNYDFCYKLLCLKLFVNL from the exons ATGTTGAACTTCAATTCAGAAGGCTTTCggaggaaaacaaaaaaaataaggcagaaaaaaagaaaatttacaGCTGATTGTTATGATGTGGAAAGTGAAACACAAGTGGAAGAAGAGGGTGAAGCGCCTAATCCTGTACAGCCTCCGGCTCCTGCAACAATGGGAGACAAAGGAAAGAGAAGAGCGATTGCTGCTACTCCAATTGGAAGTTATTTTAAGGAAAGGACTACGCCAGGCTCTCAACCAACTTTGAAAAGTGTCTTGGCCAGTAAACAAGTTGTGCACAAGGTTAAACAGGGGCTTGCAAGATGGATCATTGATGCACAGATTCCATTCAATGCAATTCAATTGCCTTACTTTCATCCTGCCTTGGACGGCGTTGCTGCAATTGGACCTGGTTTCAAGGGACCGTCATATGATGAAATGAGAGTTCATTTGCTGGccgttcttaagaatgagtgtCAGTTGCTTGTTGAAGGTTATAGGAGCTCGTGGAAAAGGACTGGTTGTATACTAATGGCAGATGGCTGGACTGATCAAAGGCAGCGTACGTTAATTAATTTTCTAGTTTATTGTCCTACTGGTATGTCATTTGTTAAGTCTGTTGATGCTTCTGATATGATAAAAACTGCCGATACCATGTTTAAATTGTTTGCTGTGGTTATTGAGTGGGTTGGGTCTAGTAACGTTGTGCAAGTGGTTACTGATAATGCTGCGAATTATGTATCTGCTGAAAAACTCATTCATGAAAAGTATCCAAACTTTTTTTGGTCTCCTTGTGCTGCTCATTGCATCAATCTTATCTTGAAAGACATAGCAAGTCTTCCTCACATAGCTGACCTTGCCTCTCGTGCTTCAAAAGTGACTGT TATATATGATCATAAAGAAGACTTGCAATCATTGGTGGTGGACAAATATTTCACTTCTCACAAATTATCCAAGAGTGTCAATGGGAAGATAGTtagttcaattatcttggaTAGTAAGTTTTGGGAGGATTGTTTTACTACTGTTATGCTTGTTGGTCCTCTTATTAAGTTATTGAGGCTTGTTGATGCTGATGAGAAACCTTCTCTGGGTATCGTGTATGAGGGCATGCAAAGAGCCAAAATTTCTATCAAGACAATGTTTAAAAATAGGAAATCTGCATACACGCCTTATACAAGTATCTTGAAAATGCGGTGGGATAGGCATTTGAAGCGTGACCTATATGCAGCAGCATACTTTTTGAATCCACATTTCTTCTATAGTGAGGGGTTTGTTGAGAAGGCAAATATCTTGAGGTCTTTACTTGATTTATTTGATATTGAAACTCTTTGCGATGACTCAGTTGCCGCAATGCAAGAGATACAGTTGTATCGAGATCGAAAAGGAAGTTTTGGAAGGAAAAGTGCATTGAAAGCAATTAAGAGACTTGAACCTG GCGAATGGTGGAGGCTACACGGTGGGAGTGCTCCTAACTTGCAAAAAATGGCAATtcgtcttcttcatcaaacatcTTCATCATCCAGCCATGAGAGGAACTGGAGCCTCTTTGAACAAATCCATTCAAAGAGGAGGAACCGATTAGAGCATCAAAGGCTAAGTGACATTGTTTATGTCACTTATAATCTACGCCTTCAATCTAGAATGAATCGCAAGAAGAAGAATTATGATCCAATTGACATTCAAAGCATTGACACAGTAGATTTTTGGGTAATGCCGGATGAAGATGATCCTGAATTTACTAATGGAGACATCGAAGGcattgaaaatttaatttatacgGATAATGCTATGCCTTCATATCCTAAAG atggAGGAGACGTGGAACTTGATGTGGATTTGCCTAATGTTGCTGATTCTTCAAATACAGCTTCTTTTGGTGATACTTCTGATGATGGTGGCTTTGGATTACCTATTTATGATGGAGATATTGGAACActtaatgataattatgatttttg ttatAAACTTTTATGTTTGAAGTTGTTTGTGAACCTCTAA